In Sphingobacterium sp. SRCM116780, the genomic stretch GATCCTGAGCAAATGACTGGTGGATCCAATTGGATTAATAGTGTTTCAAATGCTGGAACTTCTCCTGCAACTAGAACTTATGGTTTAATGCTACGTGCTAGCTTCTAAAGAAAAAAATAATGAAAAAGTCACTTATAATGATGGGGCTCTGTGTAGCTTCATTTTCAACGATAACATCTTGTAAAAAAGATACTTTTGCCGATTATTATAAAAATCCAGCAAAAGTCTCCGAATCAAGTATAGAAAAACAATTCACTGGGATAATTTATGATTTTAGGGCGTTAATCATTCCAACATACGGGAATTACTTTATTACACTCCGTCCTACCATTAATCTTTACATTCAAAACCTAGGTTCACTTAACCAAGCGAACCAATTAGTCCCGGGCTCCGCTGCTATTGAAGAAAGATGGAATAAATACTATGCAGGTCTTACACAATACAAAGAATTTATACGGTTATTCAATAATCAAAGTGAAGAAGACAAAGCAAATAAAAAAGCGATGCTTTTAGCTGCGAAAGTTTTATTCTATGATCAAACACAACAAATGGTTGATCTAGTAGGCGACATTCCTTGGACAGAAGCAGGAAACCTAATGGCTAATGGTGGAGACTATACTATTTCCTATCCGAAATATGACAAAGCAGTAGATATCTATACCACAATGCTTGATGATTTAAAAATCATGAGTGAGGATCTTAATACATTGCAAATTCCAGCAACTTTTGCAGGTTCTTTCAAAACTCAAGATTTAATTAATAATGGTGATTTAGAACTTTGGAAAAAATATTGTAATTCACTTCGTCTAAGAATGCTGACACGTGTATCGGCAAGCAGCCAATTTGCAAGTAGAGCAACGGCTGAAATTGATGAAATCGTTAAGAACCAAACAAAGTATCCGTTGATTCTCACAAATAGTGAAAACGCTCAAATTGATATTTTTAATGTAAGTTCAGATATCAAATCTGAAGATATTAAGGGTGCTTTTGAAACGGATGGATGGTATGCGAATATAGCGAGTAAACCCATGATTGACCAAATGGTCAGTACACATGATCCTAGACTTCCTATTTTATTTGAGACAGGTGATAAAGCTGCTGGAGTATACATTGGTTTGGATCAATCGTTGAACAATAATGAACAATCTACTTTAGTAAGAGGAAATACGTTAACGATCTATAATAGACATACGTTATCTCGAAATAAATACATCCCGGGTATTCTGATTAGTGCTTCGCAAGTAAATTTCCTTTTGGCAGAGTATTATAATAAAACGGGAAATGCAGGATCTGCAAAAGCAGCATTTGAAAATGGATTAAAAGAGTCCATTAACTTATATAGCAGTATCAGCAAGAAAAGTGACGATAAAACAGTTCCTGCTGCTGCTGTACCAACTGCTGCTGAAATTGCAACGTTCATTTCAACTGTTAATTGGGATGCCGCCAGCAACAAAATTCAATTGATTGCAACGCAAAAATGGTTACACTTCAACTTGTTTCAAGCGGTAGAAAACTGGTCAGAAGTAAGAAGGCTAGATTATCCTAAATTTACGATTCCTACCTTTAGTTCTGACATTCAAAAAACTGTGCCAGTTAAGTTGACTTTACCACAGGCTGAAGCAACATATAATGAGGCGAACTATAATGTCGTTAAAGACCAGGACAATCCGAATACAAAATTATTCTGGGACGTTAACTAATTTTTTTTAACTTAATAAAGAAAGCCACATCAGTGGCTTTCTTTATATTATAGTATTTTGAATAATCTTCGCGTTACATAGGTTAACTAATTAGCATAAACTTTTATGAAAAAGATCCTTTATTTATTATCTTTATTATTGAGCTTATCATTTGTTTCCTGTAATAAAAATGACATGGAATATTCAAATCGGTTTGATGATAGCTTTCGTATAAACGTACATAAAAACAACTATTTTTCACGAATTTACATTACTAATATATTGCATACACATGTCGACTTATTATAAAAAAATAATAGCCGTAAGTCTATTGGCTCTTTCAACTTCAAAAGCTTTTCCTCAAGCGCACAATGTATCCGCAGGTTATCAAAAACCTACTGATCCATTAGTTGTCGAAAATCTCGAACAATGGCAAGACATGAAATTTGGTCTATTTATGCATTGGGGTACCTATAGCCAATGGGGTATTGTAGAAAGTTGGAGTCTATGTCCAGAAGACGAAGGGTGGACGAAAAGAAAACCTGAACATGGCAAGAACTATAATGACTATGTAAAGAATTACGAAAATTTACAAAAATCCTTTAATCCAACAGACTTCAATCCACAGAAATGGGCCGATGCCGCCAAAGCTGCAGGGATGAAATATGTGGTATTCACCACTAAGCATCACGATGGATTTGCTATGTTTGACACAAAAGAATCAGACTATAAAATCACATCACCCAATACCCCTTTTTCAACAAATCCTAAAGCCAATGTCACCAAAGAAATTTTTAATACTTTCCGGAATGATGGCTTTAAAATAGGTGCCTATTTTTCAAAACCCGATTGGCATACCGATTTTTATTGGTGGAACTATTTCCCACCGAAAGATCGTAATGTCAACTACGATCCGCAAAAACATCCCGAAAGATGGCAAAAATTTAAAGACTATACCTACAACCAGCTCAATGAACTGACCTCCGAATATGGCAAAGTCGATATTCTTTGGTTAGATGGTGGATGGGTAAGACCATTTAAAACCATTGATCAATCCGTAGATTGGCAACGAACCATCAAAGTCGAACAAGATATCGATATGGATCGTATTGGTACCATGGCTCGAAAGAATCAACCTGGTATTATCGTTGTAGACCGTACCGTTCCAGGTAAGTGGGAAAATTATGTTACTCCAGAACAAGCTGTTCCTGATCACACCTTAGATATCCCTTGGGAAAGCTGTATCACGATGGGAGATTCCTTTAGCTATGTACCCAATGATAACTATAAGCCTACAAAAAAGATTGTCGAAACGTTGGTTAAGATCATTTCAAGAGGAGGAAATTACCTGATGAATATCGCTCCGGGACCAAACGGTGATTATGATCAAGCAGCTTACGATCGATTGAAAGAATTAGCTGCTTGGATGCAAATCAATCAATCTGCCGTATATGCCACACGTCCCATTGCTCCATTTCATGTAGACGATTATTATTATACCCGTAGCAAGGACAGTAAAGTAGTCAATGTATTCCATTTACAAAGTGGTGATACCTATAAACAACCTGCGACCTATACGTTCACATTACCAGAGAATTTTAATGTAAAAGATATCAGCATCTTAGGACATAAAGGCAAATTAAAATGGTCACAGAAGGATAATCAAATAAGCGTAAAAGGAGTAAACACACGACTTAATTATGCAACTGTCATCCAGTTAAAAGCGAAATAAAAAGCAAGCTCCAATTGTTATTAACCTGTAGCAGTTGGAGTTTATATGCTGTTGTGAATGATGATTTCGACAATTACTAGATCTTCTGATCAATTTAAAACTCCTATTATGCGCTATCAATTCGATATACTTTTTTGTTTGCTACTCCTAAGCCTTACCTCTTGTAAAAGTTACCAACCCACATTGCTTAGTAATGAGCAAATCTTTTCTGTTGGACAAGTCGATTTCAAGCAATGTCATGCATCAACCATTCAAGAGGTTGGAAAAGACAGTTTGCTCAGCGCTTGGTTTGGCGGAACACACGAGTCCAATCCAGATGTCTGTATATGGATGTCGCTTAGTGTCAATGGCAAATGGCAACAACCAATCAATGTAGCCAATGGACAATTGGAAGACAAGCGTTATCCCAGTTGGAATCCCGTACTCTATCAACATCCAACTTCAGACAGTTTGTTTTTGTATTACAAGATCGGACCAAATCCAAGGGAATGGAAAGGTTATTATCAATATTCCATGGATAAAGGAACCACTTGGTCTGCGAGACAAGCATTGCCAGAAGGAATTTTAGGCCCGATTAAGAATAAACCATTGACACTTAAAAATGGTGTTATTTTATCACCATCCAGCACAGAATCGAAAGAAGAAATCTGGAAAGCTCACATTGAAGTTAGTCAGGATAAAGGAAAAACATGGACTGTTCGTAAAATAAATCCAGACAGTCCCATTCAAGTCATCCAACCCAGTGTTCTGCTACACAAAGACGGCAGGATACAAGTCCTTTGTCGTAGCAAAGAAAACTCGGTTATGACAGCCTTCTCTAAAGACCAAGGAAAAACATGGGACGATTGGACGCCTACAAACTTATTAAATCCAAACGCGGCCACAGACGCTATTCAATTGAAAAATGGTTATTATATGATTGTTTACAACCCAGATATTGCTGGAAAAGATTGGTGGGAAGGGCGAACCAAACTACGGGTAGCCTTATCCAAAGACGGCATCAAATGGAAAGATGCGATGCAATTGGAAGATGGCGTTAAAGGCGATGAATATTCCTATCCAACCCTTATTCAAGACAGCAAAGGACATATCCATATCACCTATACCTGGAATAGAAAAAGCATTAAACATGTCGTTTTGAAGTAAGAATAGGTTGAAGCCTAAAGGTTTGCGCAACCAAGTCTAAAACTGAATATTCAAAAATGCCGTAGGCTTACACAACCTGGTTTAAGTGTTCCAACGGATCACTTAAATCCTATTTTGAAACCAAGGTCTCCAGACCGAAATGTAGTACTAAATAAACATTATATTTCAGATGGTCGTTTTTGCTTTATTTCCATACAGAGTCTTAGATTTTATATTAGATTTATTGACCGCTGAAAAAGCGAACAATAAACCAGTTAAGGGCTAAAGCCTTGCGCAACCAAATCTAAAACTTAAGACTCAAGAAACCGAAGGTTTACACAAGATGAATCTAACTATCTAACCTACTAAAGATAATCTTTCGTTAACTCGACGTCCCCTTCTAAACGAATATCATCTGACGCAGCCCCGATCTGCAATTTAAATTTTCCTTTCTCTGTTTTCCAGGATTTGTCAACAGCCCATAATTTCAAATCCGCTTTGGTTAATTGAAATGAGTAAGTAGCGCGTTTACCCGCATCAATTGATTTCCGTTCGAAACGTTTTAACTGTTTAATAGGCGTAACGACCGAACTCACTTCATCGACAACATACAATTGTGCAACCTCATCACCATTCCGTTGTCCTTGGTTACTGACATCAAAAGAGACCGTGCATAAAAAATCAGCAGACTCCTCTTTCAGATCAATTTTAAGATTAGTATAACCAAAAGTACTATAACTCAAGCCATAGCCAAATGCATAGCGAGGTTTCGCTTCCATCTCCACATAGTCGTGATGTTTAGGTTTGCTATAGTTATAATGTACAGGCAATTGTCCGACCGAACGCGGTATTGAAATCGGTAAGCGCCCAGCAGGATTATAATCTCCAAAAAGAACATCAGCAATAGCCAAACCACCCTCCTGTCCAGGATACCAGGCATTGATAATCGCAGGGATATGATCCGATGCCCAGTTCAAGTTCAAGGGTCTTCCCATAATGTTAACCAATACGATCGATTTACCTGTAGCGTGCAAAGCCTGCAATAAATTCAACTGATTTCCCATCATATCCAAGGAAACGCGATCAAACCCTTCCCCACTCTCCATATCACTAATCGCATTGGCATCGACATTAGCCGCGCCTGTTGCCTGATAAGACGTTTTAAAATCACGTGCACTCGATCCACCCAAAACCACCACAACCACATCCGATCGTTTGGCAGCTTCGACAGCTTCTGCAATACTATTCACCGAAGTATCGCGGATGGCACAGCCTTTCACGTAATCCACTTGCACACCTTTTCCTACCGCAGCACGGATACCATCCAATACCGTCTTTACTTTTCCATCAGCCTGTGGAGCTGTATAGTCTCCCAACTGATTATAAACATTGTCTGCATTCGGTCCGATCACCGCTATACGTTGTAACGATTTACTTAAGGGTAATACTCCCCCCTCGTTTTTCAATAAAATAATTGATTCTTGCGCTACTTTTCGTGCAATTGTCTTATTCTCGTCTGTTCCTACTTGCTGTGCAACCCGTTTTTCATCCACATAAGGACGATCAAACAAACCAAGATTAAATTTCATGCGAAGAACACGTGTGACAGCAGTATCCAATACAGATTTTTCGACCAAACCTTGCTGTACTGCTTTCAATAAGTTTGGACCATAACCCGAACCACTTAAATCAACATCCAGTCCAGCATGTATACTTTGCGAAGCCGCATCTACCCCATCCGAAGCTGTGGCATGTCCCCCATTAAGTCCTGAGATACTTAAGAGATCTGAAACAACAAAACCATTAAAACCCCACTCCTTACGTAATACATCTTTCAGTAACCACGGATTAGCCGAACATGGAATACCATCGATACTATTGTAAGCCGTCATCACGGAACCAGCTCCTGCACGTACAGCTTGTTCGAATGGTGGTAAAAAATAATGTCGCAATGCTCGTTCCCCTAAGGCAACACTTTCGCCATTATGTCCACCATCTGGAGCGGCATAAGCGACGAAATGTTTCAATGTCCCTATTATTTTATCTGTTTGACCAATGTGATCACCTTGAAATCCCTGCACCATTGCTTTTCCCATCTGTCCGATCAAATACGGATCTTCACCATACGTTTCTTCGGTACGAGACCAACGCGGATCACGAGCCAAATCCAACACAGGACCATAACCATTCTTCCCTCCTACGGCATAGGTTTCTTTTGCTATGGTTGCAGCCATCTCCTGAATTAGTGTGGGATTCCAAGTGCTAGCCTGTCCAATGGCCGTTGGAAAAACCGTTGCTCCAATGGCCATATGACCATGTGGCGCCTCTTCCGAAAGCAAGAGAGGTATCCCTAGACGCGTACTATCCAGCATATAACGCTGGATTGCATTAGTCGCACGAGCGGCTTCCACAGGACTCAAACCATTTAACAACGTTTTCTGTGTCCAAGGGTCTGCTCTTAAGGTTGCCCAAAGCAGACCGATATGCTGTTCCTTGACAGCTTTCTTTAATTTAGCACTAACAGCAACCCCTTTTGCATTCTTTTCATACATCTCCCAGCCCAACAATTTAGATAACTGTCCAACCTTTTCTTCCACAGTCATTCTTCCTAAGAGATCATGCACACGTGTTTCTACAGGCAGCTTACTGTTTTTATAAGGCATTTGCTGCGCCTGAAGCTGCGAGAAACTGCAGGAAAGTATACCCAGAATAAGAATTGAGCTAAATTTCATTGTCGAAAATAATATATAATAGAATTTGTATTCGGTTTTTAAACCACTAAAATAACGATTTAGCAATAGAAAAAGTTAATCATGTTATCTTTTTTAAAAAGAATCTCATAAAAAAAGACGAACAATCGTCTTTTTGCAATTTAATTATCAAGAATTTACTCAATCTTGTTCATTATCTTCTCGCAGCTTCACTATTTGCTCCAACGCATCAATATCCACTTGATCTTTTGGACGATTTACGGCTCTTTTATTAGCGATCAATTGATTGATATGGAGAAATGGAATATGTATTCCTTCAATCTCAGCTATAGAAGCTAGTTCCAGGCACTCATCAAAGGAATAATTTTCTAAACCTTTCATATGAGTTAAGATATCCAATCGTAGTCCATTATTCAAATGAAAATCTGTCCAACCAGTAATAAAATCCATTGTTTCTAATTGTGAAATATCTCCCAAAGAAGATAATACAAATGCCTTACGGAGATAAGCTCTGTTTTGTGAAGAATCTTTTATCCAGATATCAAGATCGCCTGTGAATCGTTGAAAGCCATGTAAATTAGTCGCATAACCACCGATCATAATATAATCAATCAACATGACAAGTTTCAAGATTTCTCCAAAATGATAGAATTTCTTCATCAAATATATCCATAGACAAATTACTTTTCTAAAAATGGTTTATGGGAAATTTTAGCTTTTTTTAGGGTTTGTTGAATTTTATAAAGCCTTGTAGCCATTTCAAATCTTTCTTTATAAGATCGACTAAGGCCTTCTTTTAACAATGCTATTTCTGCTTCACTAAAACTTTTATCTACATTAACTTTATTTAAATCAACCATGGTTCACAATTACATGATAATCTTACTATAAAGATACAAATTAATCTTTTAATTTTCCTTTAACAAGGATATTCCATAGGAGTATAATTTAAAAAGCGCATTAGAATTCCTATTACATCTGGACAAGACAACCATTACTTTTTCTTTGTCAAGATTTTTCTAAAAAGCAGTTGTAAAAAGAAAAAGAGTAGGATCGCAAAAAGAAAATCGCCAACAAAGTAACTGTAGGAAAAATTACTGGCTTCATCCATGACATTTAAGACGGGATCATAACCCACTGATTGTCTAAAAAAATGAAACGGAAATCCGATCTGTAACGCACCATCATTGGGCATTTCATTGCGATAAGAAAGTAAGGTGCAAACCGTAAAAGAGACAATGACACCCAATACAGCGCGAGATAGAAAGCGGAAGGTCATGATACTTAGCTAGTTTCTAAACGATTATTTTTGTCCAATTAAAATTAGTAAAATTTAACCATATCTGTATCTACTTGGTGGAATCATTGGTGGTTATATTGTTTAGGGTTTACTGGGGACTAACTTAGGACCTTCTTGTACCTGTGAGCACCGTGTGAGCACCATGCGTCCACCGTGAGTGCACCTTTTATAAGTGCTCACACCATTTTCGGATGGTAGACAAACCCTACTCGCAGGTACAAGTTATATCCAATCAGTCCCCTAGCAATCTCCCAGTAACTCCCAAGTATTTGTCAACAGTTACCTGCTGAAAGATAAATCAAAACAATCGGATGAGGCAAACTGATTATCAAATTTGAAATGAGTTGTGATGCGTCATTTCAAATTTAATAATGCACTTGTGTTCAGTCCTTTTCATATTCGCAAAAATGCACAAATATTTGATTTTCGACAGTTTACAGCCGTATATTTGGATATGGCTATCAATCAAAATGGATTCTTACGGGGGCAAGTTGGCAACCTGGTAAACCGCAAATTAGGAAGTATCAATGTTATTCAAACCAAAGCTGGTCGTCGCATCAAACAGAGCGAAGGTACCAAAGAGTGCTCCCATGATTTTGGAGTAGCAAGCCGTGCATCTTTTACCATCCGATTTGGTTTGATTGAAATTCATCAGAATCTGTACGATGGACAAATGATCAATCGGCTGAATAAACAGATCTATCGTGCCTTGCGATCTAATCCAGACCAAGTGGCGGGAATGATGTCCATGGATCACGCGGTATTGAGTCGTTTAGTCGGATTTCAATTCAATGAAAAAAATCATATGGAGGACTACCTTTTCCTTGATCCTAAAATTCACTTGGATCATAATCAACAATTACATATTCAACTCCCTGAATTTGATATCATCAGAGCTGTACGTATGCCTAAAAAATGTGATAAAATCATTATGCATTTTCAGGTCGTAGACTTAAATTTTCCCGATCAAAGTTCAGAAAAAATCAAAAGTGTGGAATTCGAAATGGAGGACTTTTTTCACGTCCCTATTGCCGAACCACAGCATTGGATCATCGATTGCCATGCTGTTAAAAACAAAACTATTCTCGTCGGTCTCAATATTCATTATATATCACAACATACAACAACAAATGGAACGAAAGAATATCTATTGAATACAAAGGATTTCAATACAGCAGCCATTATCAGTGCTTTTAAGATTTAAATATAGAAGATCAAAATGCCCAATGCAGCTGTAAGAATAGTTCAAAAGCCCGTTGAGGTTATAGCGATAACATTTAAATTCATTTAGTCTATAAAATTAAAATACTTTGAATAGCAGAAATGAAAAGGAGAAAAAGAATTTGCTATTATAGCTAAATAAAAACAATACGTGTAAGCTTTTCAGGTGAGAAGATTACACGTATTACTTTAATTAAAATCAACAATCATGTTACAAAGGGTCAATCCTAAATCTAAATGTCAACGATTCTGATGTTGGCATCAAATATTGAACCAAGGGCAAAGGTCCACAACTGGCATTGCCCAAACCCTGTTGAAAACAATCTAAATTGAGCACAATATTGTCTCTTTTGATTTCTTTTAATTTAAAATCATGCTTGGCTTCCCACAGCTCCTGATCAGTATATGCAAGAGCTGTAAAGGATAAACGATCATAACTGCTTATTTTAAATCCATTGCCCTTTTCATCCTGCATGCTCAACCATCGTACATCTTCCCTATTGCCCATGCTTTGACTACGCACATAATGTTCTGATGCAAAGCCCGTTACCGTATTAGTATACAAACCCAGGAAAGAGGCATCCTTACGGTCTATATAGTTTTCGAATGGTCCTCTGCCATACCAGCTTACCTTCTGCATACCTTTAGGCACAAACAACTGTAAACCTAAACGTCTCAATAGATTTTCTTGTTTAGGTTTATCAAAGCGATTTTCCACGTCGATACTTCCATTACCATAAAGTGTATAGATAGTGGTGGTATGGAGATGAAATGGTTCTGGTGATGCAATATCAAAACGATTGCCTATTATGAAACGAATAAACTTACCATCGGGATCCATATCAAAGGTGAACTGTGTTTTTTCACGTTGCATTGGATAATAGTTTTGATCGGTGTATTTATCATTATTAACCGAACGGTACCAATTCATCAAGGGACCTTGTTCTTGATCGATCATTTCTACCCCTTTGTATTTCAATGACGTCAAGGTTCCTCTTTCCGAACTGAATATAGCGCGATAATCCTGTCCAAATACATGGATATTATTCCCATGTGCTTCATAATTGATTTTTTTAATATTTTTCAGATCAACGCCAACTACTGTAGTACGACCGGTCAATGCGAACTGTGCTGAAGCCATCTCAAATCCCTTATCTGCCCATGAATGATCTTGCTTTATCGCAAAACTGAAATCAATCAGATATTCATGATCACTCTTTATGTACTGCGCTACAGGAATTTCAACGACCTGACTCTGATTCGGCTCAACATGCAATACCGGAAGTATACCTTCAGCAATAACAACACCTTCCCTTCGTAATTTCCACTTGGTTTGAAAAGCATTAAGATTGGTAAAATTGTACTTGTTCTGTATCGTGAATTTATTAACGGCACCTTGATTTTGCGTGAC encodes the following:
- a CDS encoding sialidase family protein; the protein is MRYQFDILFCLLLLSLTSCKSYQPTLLSNEQIFSVGQVDFKQCHASTIQEVGKDSLLSAWFGGTHESNPDVCIWMSLSVNGKWQQPINVANGQLEDKRYPSWNPVLYQHPTSDSLFLYYKIGPNPREWKGYYQYSMDKGTTWSARQALPEGILGPIKNKPLTLKNGVILSPSSTESKEEIWKAHIEVSQDKGKTWTVRKINPDSPIQVIQPSVLLHKDGRIQVLCRSKENSVMTAFSKDQGKTWDDWTPTNLLNPNAATDAIQLKNGYYMIVYNPDIAGKDWWEGRTKLRVALSKDGIKWKDAMQLEDGVKGDEYSYPTLIQDSKGHIHITYTWNRKSIKHVVLK
- a CDS encoding glycoside hydrolase family 3 N-terminal domain-containing protein, coding for MKFSSILILGILSCSFSQLQAQQMPYKNSKLPVETRVHDLLGRMTVEEKVGQLSKLLGWEMYEKNAKGVAVSAKLKKAVKEQHIGLLWATLRADPWTQKTLLNGLSPVEAARATNAIQRYMLDSTRLGIPLLLSEEAPHGHMAIGATVFPTAIGQASTWNPTLIQEMAATIAKETYAVGGKNGYGPVLDLARDPRWSRTEETYGEDPYLIGQMGKAMVQGFQGDHIGQTDKIIGTLKHFVAYAAPDGGHNGESVALGERALRHYFLPPFEQAVRAGAGSVMTAYNSIDGIPCSANPWLLKDVLRKEWGFNGFVVSDLLSISGLNGGHATASDGVDAASQSIHAGLDVDLSGSGYGPNLLKAVQQGLVEKSVLDTAVTRVLRMKFNLGLFDRPYVDEKRVAQQVGTDENKTIARKVAQESIILLKNEGGVLPLSKSLQRIAVIGPNADNVYNQLGDYTAPQADGKVKTVLDGIRAAVGKGVQVDYVKGCAIRDTSVNSIAEAVEAAKRSDVVVVVLGGSSARDFKTSYQATGAANVDANAISDMESGEGFDRVSLDMMGNQLNLLQALHATGKSIVLVNIMGRPLNLNWASDHIPAIINAWYPGQEGGLAIADVLFGDYNPAGRLPISIPRSVGQLPVHYNYSKPKHHDYVEMEAKPRYAFGYGLSYSTFGYTNLKIDLKEESADFLCTVSFDVSNQGQRNGDEVAQLYVVDEVSSVVTPIKQLKRFERKSIDAGKRATYSFQLTKADLKLWAVDKSWKTEKGKFKLQIGAASDDIRLEGDVELTKDYL
- a CDS encoding SusD/RagB family nutrient-binding outer membrane lipoprotein, encoding MKKSLIMMGLCVASFSTITSCKKDTFADYYKNPAKVSESSIEKQFTGIIYDFRALIIPTYGNYFITLRPTINLYIQNLGSLNQANQLVPGSAAIEERWNKYYAGLTQYKEFIRLFNNQSEEDKANKKAMLLAAKVLFYDQTQQMVDLVGDIPWTEAGNLMANGGDYTISYPKYDKAVDIYTTMLDDLKIMSEDLNTLQIPATFAGSFKTQDLINNGDLELWKKYCNSLRLRMLTRVSASSQFASRATAEIDEIVKNQTKYPLILTNSENAQIDIFNVSSDIKSEDIKGAFETDGWYANIASKPMIDQMVSTHDPRLPILFETGDKAAGVYIGLDQSLNNNEQSTLVRGNTLTIYNRHTLSRNKYIPGILISASQVNFLLAEYYNKTGNAGSAKAAFENGLKESINLYSSISKKSDDKTVPAAAVPTAAEIATFISTVNWDAASNKIQLIATQKWLHFNLFQAVENWSEVRRLDYPKFTIPTFSSDIQKTVPVKLTLPQAEATYNEANYNVVKDQDNPNTKLFWDVN
- a CDS encoding alpha-L-fucosidase, producing MSTYYKKIIAVSLLALSTSKAFPQAHNVSAGYQKPTDPLVVENLEQWQDMKFGLFMHWGTYSQWGIVESWSLCPEDEGWTKRKPEHGKNYNDYVKNYENLQKSFNPTDFNPQKWADAAKAAGMKYVVFTTKHHDGFAMFDTKESDYKITSPNTPFSTNPKANVTKEIFNTFRNDGFKIGAYFSKPDWHTDFYWWNYFPPKDRNVNYDPQKHPERWQKFKDYTYNQLNELTSEYGKVDILWLDGGWVRPFKTIDQSVDWQRTIKVEQDIDMDRIGTMARKNQPGIIVVDRTVPGKWENYVTPEQAVPDHTLDIPWESCITMGDSFSYVPNDNYKPTKKIVETLVKIISRGGNYLMNIAPGPNGDYDQAAYDRLKELAAWMQINQSAVYATRPIAPFHVDDYYYTRSKDSKVVNVFHLQSGDTYKQPATYTFTLPENFNVKDISILGHKGKLKWSQKDNQISVKGVNTRLNYATVIQLKAK